A single genomic interval of Streptomyces graminofaciens harbors:
- a CDS encoding PTS transporter subunit EIIC, translated as MTTASAAPAAADKKGSGWGSRIMAVLQRIGRSLMLPVAVLPAAALLVRLGNDDMLGRTSFPGFVTKFASFMAAGGGAILDNMPLLFAVGIAIGFAKKSDGSTALAAVVGYLVFQKVLATFTDPLLPKVATAVDGKVVMLDKPVNAGVLGGVVMGLVVALLYQRFHRTKLPDWAGFFGGRRLVPILAAFAGLFIGIVFGYIWPFLGKGLHNFGEWLVGSGAVGAGIFGVANRALIPIGMHHLLNSFPWLQAGSYEGKNGDIARFLAGDPSAGQFMTGFFPIMMFGLPAVCLAIYHCARPERRKVVGGMMFSLALTSFITGVTEPIEFTFMFIAPVLYAIHAVLTGVSLALTWALGMKDGFGFSAGAIDFFLNLGIASKPWMLMFVGLVFGALYYAIFRFAIVRFNLPVPGRESDEELEELLKAEAK; from the coding sequence GTGACCACGGCCAGCGCCGCTCCCGCGGCCGCAGACAAGAAGGGCTCCGGCTGGGGCTCCCGCATCATGGCTGTTCTGCAGCGCATCGGTCGCAGCCTGATGCTGCCCGTCGCCGTGCTGCCGGCCGCCGCCCTGCTCGTCCGCCTCGGCAACGACGACATGCTCGGGCGCACGTCGTTCCCGGGGTTCGTCACCAAGTTCGCGAGCTTCATGGCGGCCGGCGGTGGCGCGATCCTCGACAACATGCCGCTGCTGTTCGCCGTCGGCATCGCGATCGGCTTCGCCAAGAAGTCGGACGGCTCCACGGCCCTCGCCGCGGTCGTCGGCTATCTCGTCTTCCAGAAGGTCCTCGCCACCTTCACCGACCCGCTGCTGCCCAAGGTGGCCACGGCCGTCGACGGCAAGGTCGTCATGCTGGACAAGCCGGTCAACGCCGGTGTCCTCGGCGGTGTGGTCATGGGTCTGGTCGTCGCCCTCCTCTACCAGCGCTTCCACCGCACGAAGCTGCCCGACTGGGCCGGCTTCTTCGGCGGCCGCCGCCTGGTCCCGATCCTGGCCGCCTTCGCGGGCCTCTTCATCGGCATCGTCTTCGGCTACATCTGGCCGTTCCTCGGCAAGGGTCTGCACAACTTCGGTGAGTGGCTGGTCGGTTCGGGCGCCGTCGGTGCCGGCATCTTCGGTGTCGCCAACCGCGCGCTGATCCCGATCGGCATGCACCACCTGCTCAACTCGTTCCCCTGGCTCCAGGCCGGTTCGTACGAGGGCAAGAACGGCGACATCGCGCGCTTCCTGGCCGGGGACCCGAGCGCCGGGCAGTTCATGACCGGCTTCTTCCCGATCATGATGTTCGGTCTGCCGGCCGTCTGTCTCGCCATCTACCACTGCGCCCGCCCCGAGCGCCGCAAGGTCGTCGGCGGCATGATGTTCTCCCTCGCGCTGACCTCGTTCATCACCGGTGTGACCGAGCCGATCGAGTTCACGTTCATGTTCATCGCGCCGGTCCTCTACGCGATCCACGCCGTGCTCACCGGTGTCTCCCTGGCCCTGACCTGGGCACTCGGCATGAAGGACGGCTTCGGCTTCTCGGCCGGCGCGATCGACTTCTTCCTCAACCTGGGCATCGCCAGCAAGCCGTGGATGCTGATGTTCGTGGGCCTGGTCTTCGGCGCGCTCTACTACGCGATCTTCCGGTTCGCGATCGTCAGATTCAATCTGCCGGTGCCCGGCCGGGAGTCGGACGAGGAGCTTGAGGAACTGCTGAAGGCGGAGGCCAAGTAG